In Pseudomonas sp. R76, one genomic interval encodes:
- a CDS encoding amidohydrolase, which translates to MRLNGLTHPWVFGMLCGLASSAVIAASSGQESAREEIAAQAKSLEPALLETRRDIHAHPELGNTETRTAELVAKQLRELGLEVKTGVARAGVVAILKGALPGPTVALRADMDALPVKEVADLPFASKAKGTYLGKEVDVMHACGHDAHTAILLSTAKILTGMRDRLPGTVVFYFQPAEEGPSDFIPDGKNTWGAKMMVQEGVMKAPKPDAVFGLHVWAGVPAGQIAYRPGPTLASSDDLRIKILGKQTHAGRPWDGIDPITVGAQTIVGLQTVVSRRTDISSFPSVVSIGTINGGTRYNIIPESVDMSGTIRSYDYGIRQKLHADVRQTVEKIAESGGAKAEVTIIEKYDPTINNPALTEKMLPSLRWAAKDDVVQGPLVGGAEDFSFYAKEAPGLFVFLGVTPRDQDMSKAAPNHNPGFFVDESALVVGVRTLASLATDYLYTNPPQ; encoded by the coding sequence ATGCGTTTGAACGGTCTGACACACCCATGGGTTTTCGGCATGCTCTGCGGGCTCGCCAGCAGCGCAGTGATTGCCGCCAGCAGCGGCCAGGAGAGCGCCCGGGAGGAAATCGCCGCCCAGGCAAAAAGCCTTGAACCGGCGTTACTGGAAACCCGCCGCGATATCCATGCCCATCCTGAACTGGGCAATACCGAAACCCGCACCGCCGAACTGGTTGCCAAGCAATTGCGCGAGTTGGGCCTTGAGGTAAAAACCGGCGTGGCGCGCGCCGGCGTCGTCGCGATCTTGAAGGGCGCCCTGCCCGGCCCGACCGTGGCCCTTCGCGCGGACATGGATGCACTGCCGGTCAAGGAAGTCGCCGACCTGCCGTTCGCCTCCAAGGCCAAAGGCACTTACTTGGGCAAGGAAGTCGACGTGATGCACGCCTGCGGCCACGACGCCCACACCGCGATCCTGCTGAGCACGGCAAAAATCCTCACCGGCATGCGCGACCGCCTGCCGGGCACCGTGGTGTTTTATTTCCAGCCGGCCGAAGAAGGCCCGAGCGACTTTATCCCCGACGGCAAAAACACCTGGGGCGCGAAGATGATGGTGCAGGAAGGCGTGATGAAAGCGCCCAAGCCAGACGCCGTATTCGGCCTGCATGTGTGGGCCGGTGTACCCGCCGGGCAGATCGCCTATCGCCCGGGGCCGACCCTGGCCAGCTCCGATGACCTGCGCATCAAAATCCTCGGCAAGCAGACCCACGCCGGGCGCCCCTGGGACGGCATCGACCCGATCACCGTCGGCGCGCAGACCATTGTCGGCCTGCAAACCGTGGTCAGCCGTCGCACCGACATCTCGTCATTTCCGTCGGTGGTGAGCATCGGCACCATCAATGGCGGCACTCGCTACAACATCATCCCCGAGTCGGTGGACATGAGCGGCACCATTCGCTCCTACGACTACGGCATTCGCCAGAAGCTGCACGCGGACGTGCGCCAGACCGTGGAGAAAATCGCGGAAAGTGGCGGCGCCAAGGCTGAAGTCACGATCATCGAGAAGTACGACCCGACCATCAACAACCCGGCACTCACCGAGAAAATGCTGCCGAGCCTGCGCTGGGCGGCCAAGGATGATGTGGTGCAAGGCCCGCTGGTGGGCGGTGCCGAGGACTTCTCGTTCTATGCCAAGGAAGCGCCGGGGCTGTTTGTGTTCCTGGGGGTGACGCCGAGGGATCAGGACATGAGCAAGGCGGCGCCGAACCATAATCCGGGGTTCTTCGTGGATGAGTCGGCGTTGGTGGTGGGGGTCAGAACGTTGGCGTCGTTGGCGACGGATTACCTGTACACCAACCCACCGCAGTAG
- a CDS encoding MbtH family protein, whose protein sequence is MTSVFDRDDILFQVVVNHEEQYSIWPDYKAVPEGWRTVGKSGMKKECLAYIEEVWTDMRPLSLRQKMDGAALAG, encoded by the coding sequence ATGACCTCAGTATTTGACCGCGACGACATCCTGTTTCAGGTAGTGGTCAACCACGAAGAACAGTATTCCATCTGGCCTGACTACAAGGCCGTGCCGGAAGGCTGGCGCACCGTGGGCAAGAGCGGCATGAAGAAAGAGTGCCTGGCTTACATCGAGGAAGTCTGGACGGATATGCGCCCATTGAGCCTGCGCCAGAAGATGGATGGCGCTGCGCTGGCCGGCTGA
- a CDS encoding aspartate aminotransferase family protein yields MSVATSRIEDAPVHASPAPVETLYQFEETPLLARQRQQESNARSYPRRIPLALKRAKGIYVEDVEGRSFIDCLAGAGTLALGHNHPVVIEAIQQVLSDELPLHTLDLTTPVKDQFVQDLFGLLPAELAREAKIQFCGPTGTDAVEAALKLVRTATGRSTVLSFQGGYHGMSQGALSLMGSLGPKKPLGALLGNGVQFLPYPYDYRCPFGLGGAEGVRVNLHYLENLLNDPEAGVLLPAAVIVEVVQGEGGVIPADLDWLRGLRRITEQAGVALIVDEIQSGFGRTGKMFAFEHAGIIPDVVVMSKAIGGSLPLAVVVYRDWLDTWLPGAHAGTFRGNQMAMAAGSAVMRYLKEHDLAGHAAAMGERLGEHLRILQRDFPQLGDIRGRGLMLGVELVDPNGAPDSQGHPPVHRQLAPLVQRECLKRGLILELGGRHGSVVRFLPPLVITAAQIDQVAEIFGRALAAAVVSL; encoded by the coding sequence ATGTCAGTCGCTACCAGCCGTATCGAAGACGCCCCGGTGCACGCCAGCCCGGCACCCGTGGAAACGCTCTACCAGTTCGAAGAAACCCCGTTGCTGGCCCGCCAGCGCCAGCAGGAATCCAACGCTCGCAGTTACCCTCGGCGCATTCCCCTGGCGCTCAAACGCGCCAAGGGTATCTACGTGGAGGACGTGGAGGGCCGCAGTTTCATCGACTGCCTGGCCGGCGCCGGCACGTTGGCGCTGGGCCACAACCACCCGGTGGTGATCGAAGCCATTCAACAAGTGCTCAGCGACGAACTGCCGCTGCACACCCTCGACCTGACCACCCCGGTCAAAGACCAGTTCGTACAAGACCTGTTCGGCCTGTTGCCCGCTGAGCTGGCGCGGGAAGCGAAAATCCAGTTCTGCGGCCCTACCGGCACAGACGCCGTCGAAGCCGCGTTGAAGCTGGTGCGCACCGCCACCGGTCGCAGCACGGTGTTGTCCTTCCAGGGCGGTTATCACGGCATGAGCCAAGGCGCGCTGAGCCTGATGGGCAGCCTGGGGCCGAAAAAACCTTTGGGCGCCTTGCTCGGTAACGGCGTGCAATTCCTGCCGTATCCCTACGATTACCGTTGCCCCTTCGGCCTGGGCGGCGCGGAAGGTGTGCGGGTCAACCTGCATTACCTGGAAAACCTGCTCAATGACCCCGAAGCCGGGGTGTTGTTGCCGGCGGCGGTGATTGTCGAGGTGGTGCAGGGCGAGGGCGGTGTGATCCCCGCCGATCTCGACTGGCTGCGCGGCCTGCGGCGCATCACCGAGCAGGCGGGCGTGGCGTTGATCGTCGATGAAATCCAGAGTGGTTTCGGTCGCACCGGCAAAATGTTTGCTTTCGAACACGCCGGCATCATTCCGGATGTGGTGGTGATGTCCAAGGCCATCGGCGGCAGCTTGCCGTTGGCGGTGGTGGTGTATCGCGACTGGCTCGACACGTGGTTGCCGGGCGCGCATGCCGGGACGTTCCGGGGCAACCAGATGGCGATGGCGGCGGGTTCGGCGGTAATGCGCTACCTCAAGGAGCACGACCTGGCCGGCCACGCGGCGGCCATGGGCGAGCGTCTCGGTGAGCACCTGCGCATCCTGCAGCGCGACTTCCCGCAACTGGGGGATATTCGTGGGCGCGGGCTGATGCTCGGCGTGGAACTGGTGGACCCGAACGGCGCGCCCGATAGCCAGGGCCACCCACCGGTGCATCGCCAACTGGCGCCGCTGGTGCAGCGCGAATGCCTCAAGCGCGGCCTGATCCTGGAGCTGGGCGGGCGGCATGGCAGCGTCGTGCGCTTCTTGCCTCCGCTGGTCATCACCGCCGCCCAAATCGACCAGGTGGCCGAGATCTTCGGACGCGCCTTGGCGGCAGCGGTCGTCAGCCTCTAA
- a CDS encoding N-acetylmuramoyl-L-alanine amidase → MLVIDSSFPARDFNQRNGEPVGQVILHYTAAPFASSLRTLTQDGVSAHYLLPDPDDPGYRAMGYDELRAFRLVDEDKRAWHAGVSHWVGRDNLNSRSIGIEMVNLARDDGGVFTFPAYAEEQIDVLVALVRDLLGRYPQLGPTDILGHSDVAYWRKSDPGPRLPWRCLFEAGIGAWFDESTRAMYQRRFCLGLPPEVEVERAFQRYGYKPAQNRQAFALRTRAFQMHFRSRDYSGVLDGETCAILYALNERYRGM, encoded by the coding sequence ATGTTGGTTATCGATAGCAGTTTCCCGGCCAGGGATTTCAATCAACGCAACGGCGAGCCCGTGGGGCAAGTGATCCTGCACTACACCGCAGCGCCCTTTGCCTCATCGTTGCGTACGCTGACGCAAGACGGTGTCAGCGCTCACTATCTGCTGCCCGATCCTGATGACCCCGGCTACCGCGCCATGGGCTATGACGAATTGCGCGCGTTTCGTCTGGTGGACGAGGATAAGCGCGCCTGGCATGCCGGGGTGAGCCATTGGGTTGGGCGGGATAATCTTAATAGCCGATCCATTGGCATCGAGATGGTCAATTTGGCCCGCGATGATGGCGGGGTGTTTACCTTTCCTGCGTACGCTGAGGAGCAAATAGATGTGTTGGTGGCCTTGGTTCGCGACCTGCTTGGGCGCTACCCACAGCTAGGCCCGACGGACATTCTCGGGCATTCGGATGTGGCGTACTGGCGCAAGAGTGATCCGGGGCCGCGGTTGCCTTGGCGGTGTTTGTTCGAGGCCGGGATCGGGGCCTGGTTTGATGAGTCGACGCGGGCGATGTATCAGCGCCGGTTTTGCCTTGGGTTGCCGCCGGAGGTCGAGGTGGAGCGGGCCTTTCAGCGCTATGGGTATAAGCCGGCGCAGAATCGCCAGGCGTTTGCGCTGCGCACGCGGGCGTTTCAGATGCATTTTCGCAGCCGCGATTATTCCGGGGTTCTGGATGGGGAGACGTGTGCGATTTTGTATGCGTTGAATGAGCGGTATCGCGGGATGTGA
- a CDS encoding ATP-binding protein, whose protein sequence is MSLRLRLTFKLGAAFVLIWLLAAAWMLNDLRNQMMFSLDQRLVASARMVAGLTEQMPGLASVAGGTTHLRTEQLNVPGGMACQVSSLRGEILARSHMTPDEGLESRKSGFRDQIIDGVGWRSFTLSRGDLLITTADRQVEREALNLSILLAASVPVGVALLGCLGLLWLGIGQSLLPLNRMRDALMRRSADSLEPLQIHPLPSELKPLLDTQNQLLQRIAKTIERERRLTGDAAHELRSPLTAIKTHLQVARMTDGAARDQSLAHAEEGADRLHRTLEQLLLLARVEGSLSFDDGLQSSAEQVARLAIQDANAGDNRRIDLILSANLTETPVEMPVALAVAALRNLLDNALRHTPSDTRVELNVFTTADTVVFRVRDHGKQISSEDLQYLTQRFWRNGSSEGCGLGLAIVQAIVQRCSCSLKFDSQPDGLRVDLGMPLRH, encoded by the coding sequence ATGAGCCTGCGCCTGCGCCTGACGTTCAAGCTGGGCGCCGCTTTTGTGCTGATCTGGCTGCTGGCGGCGGCCTGGATGCTCAACGATCTGCGCAACCAGATGATGTTCTCGCTCGACCAGCGCCTGGTGGCGTCGGCACGCATGGTGGCCGGGCTGACCGAGCAGATGCCGGGCCTGGCCAGCGTGGCCGGCGGCACGACGCATTTGCGCACCGAGCAACTCAACGTACCGGGCGGCATGGCCTGCCAGGTCAGCTCTCTGCGCGGCGAAATCCTCGCGCGCAGCCACATGACCCCGGACGAGGGCCTGGAGTCGCGCAAAAGCGGCTTTCGTGACCAGATTATCGACGGTGTGGGCTGGCGCAGCTTCACCCTGTCGCGCGGTGATTTGCTGATCACCACGGCCGACCGTCAGGTGGAGCGCGAGGCGCTGAACCTGTCGATCCTGCTGGCGGCGTCGGTGCCGGTGGGCGTGGCCTTGCTGGGTTGCCTGGGCCTGCTGTGGCTGGGCATCGGCCAAAGCCTGTTGCCGCTCAACCGCATGCGTGACGCGTTGATGCGCCGCAGTGCCGATTCCCTCGAACCCCTGCAGATTCACCCGTTGCCCAGCGAACTTAAACCGCTGCTCGACACCCAGAACCAACTGTTGCAACGCATCGCCAAGACCATCGAACGTGAGCGCCGTCTCACCGGTGACGCGGCCCATGAGTTGCGCAGCCCGCTGACGGCGATCAAGACCCACCTGCAAGTGGCGCGCATGACCGACGGCGCGGCCCGCGACCAATCCCTGGCCCACGCCGAAGAGGGCGCCGACCGCCTGCACCGGACCCTGGAGCAATTGCTGTTGCTGGCGCGGGTGGAGGGCAGCCTGTCGTTTGATGACGGCCTGCAATCCAGCGCCGAACAGGTTGCGCGCCTGGCGATCCAGGATGCCAATGCCGGTGACAATCGGCGTATCGATTTGATCCTGTCGGCCAACCTGACTGAAACCCCGGTGGAAATGCCGGTGGCCCTGGCGGTGGCAGCCTTGCGCAACCTGTTGGATAACGCCCTGCGTCACACGCCGAGTGATACCCGCGTGGAGCTGAATGTATTCACTACTGCCGATACGGTGGTGTTCCGCGTGCGTGATCATGGCAAGCAAATCTCCAGTGAGGACCTGCAATACCTGACCCAACGCTTCTGGCGCAATGGCAGCAGCGAGGGCTGCGGGCTGGGTTTGGCGATTGTGCAGGCTATCGTGCAACGCTGCTCCTGCTCGTTGAAATTCGACAGCCAGCCGGATGGCCTGCGGGTAGACCTGGGCATGCCGCTGCGACACTGA
- a CDS encoding response regulator, with protein MHVLVCEDDELIASGIVAGLGAQGFTVERVATAAAARAMLKAATFDIMVLDLGLPDEDGLKLLQQQRSQGLEIPVLILTARDSVTNRVDGLQAGADDYLLKPFDLRELAARLQTLLRRVAGRRVNLIEHGRLAYDPSSRETFLAGEPVDLSRREQALLQALLHNKGRVLSSEQLKDSVYGFNDELESNALNVHIHHLRRKLGNGIVETVRGLGYRLGTADGGAVDEGDNAS; from the coding sequence ATGCACGTACTGGTCTGTGAAGACGACGAACTGATCGCCAGCGGCATCGTGGCCGGCCTCGGCGCCCAGGGCTTTACCGTCGAGCGCGTGGCCACCGCAGCCGCTGCGCGGGCGATGCTCAAGGCGGCTACGTTCGACATCATGGTGCTCGACCTCGGTTTGCCCGACGAAGACGGCCTCAAGCTGCTGCAGCAACAACGCAGCCAAGGCCTGGAAATTCCGGTTCTGATCCTCACCGCGCGTGATTCGGTGACCAACCGCGTCGATGGCCTGCAAGCCGGCGCCGACGACTACCTGCTCAAACCCTTCGACCTGCGCGAACTCGCCGCCCGCCTGCAAACCCTGCTGCGGCGCGTGGCGGGGCGCCGGGTCAACCTGATCGAACACGGCCGGCTGGCCTATGACCCGAGCAGTCGCGAAACCTTCCTGGCGGGCGAGCCGGTGGACCTTTCCCGTCGCGAACAAGCCTTGTTGCAAGCGCTGTTGCACAACAAGGGCCGGGTGCTGTCCAGCGAGCAGCTCAAGGACAGCGTCTACGGTTTTAACGACGAACTGGAAAGCAACGCCCTCAACGTGCATATCCATCACCTGCGGCGCAAATTGGGCAATGGCATCGTCGAGACCGTGCGCGGCCTTGGTTATCGCCTGGGCACGGCGGACGGCGGCGCGGTGGATGAGGGAGACAACGCGTCGTGA
- the dsbD gene encoding protein-disulfide reductase DsbD, which yields MRYLFTFLLVFFAGLAQAAPGNPFETKPDFLPVGKAFTFTSERLESGETQLYWQIADGYYLYQQRMKFDGLAEKPVLPQGEAHSDEFFGEQQVYRQGLEVKIPAGATGQVKLGWQGCADAGLCYPPQSITVDLGGNPAVAATTQAQDQSLASGLQQRSLGWSLLVFFGLGLLLAFAPCSLPMLPILAGLVVGSGASPRRGFALASSYVVCMALVYAALGVLAALLGGNLAALLQTPWILGSFAALFVLLALPMFGFFELQLPAFLRDRLDNVSRQQSGGSLVGAGILGALSGLLVGPCMTAPLAGALLYIAQSGNALHGGLILFAMGIGIGIPLLLLVTVGNRFLPKPGTWMNVLKGVFGFLFLGTAVLMIRPVVGESLWIGLWGALALVMAYCGWGLAREYGLAAKVFGAGSLVLGLWGAVLVVGAAGGSDDVWQPLKVYSGERVGAAPSAHDAFMTINDPAVLQSQLDSAKAQGQWVLVDYYADWCVSCKIMEKQVFGKPEVMDALKDVRLLRLDVTADNAASRELLGRYKVPGPPSFVWIGPDGEERRAQRITGEVDAAEFLQRWTQTRDAR from the coding sequence ATGCGGTATTTGTTTACCTTTCTGCTGGTGTTTTTCGCGGGGTTGGCCCAGGCAGCGCCGGGCAATCCATTCGAAACCAAACCTGACTTCCTGCCGGTGGGCAAGGCTTTCACCTTTACCTCCGAGCGTCTTGAAAGCGGCGAGACCCAGCTGTATTGGCAGATTGCCGACGGCTATTACCTCTACCAGCAGCGCATGAAGTTCGACGGCCTGGCCGAAAAACCTGTATTGCCGCAGGGCGAAGCTCATAGCGATGAGTTCTTCGGCGAGCAGCAAGTGTATCGCCAAGGCCTGGAAGTGAAGATTCCGGCCGGTGCGACCGGCCAGGTCAAGCTGGGCTGGCAGGGCTGTGCCGATGCAGGCCTGTGCTACCCGCCGCAGTCGATCACTGTGGACCTGGGTGGCAACCCCGCCGTTGCCGCCACCACCCAAGCCCAGGACCAAAGCCTGGCCAGCGGCCTGCAGCAACGCAGCCTGGGCTGGAGCCTGCTGGTGTTCTTTGGCCTGGGCCTGCTGCTGGCATTCGCGCCGTGCTCGCTGCCGATGCTGCCGATCCTCGCCGGCCTGGTGGTGGGCAGTGGCGCCAGCCCGCGGCGTGGTTTCGCCCTGGCCAGCAGCTACGTGGTGTGCATGGCCCTGGTGTATGCGGCGCTCGGCGTGTTGGCCGCGTTGCTCGGCGGCAACCTCGCTGCACTGCTGCAAACGCCGTGGATTCTCGGCAGCTTCGCCGCGCTGTTTGTGCTACTCGCGCTGCCGATGTTCGGCTTCTTCGAATTGCAATTGCCGGCCTTCCTGCGCGACCGCCTGGACAACGTCAGCCGTCAGCAAAGCGGCGGCAGCCTGGTGGGCGCCGGCATTCTCGGTGCACTGTCCGGTTTGCTGGTGGGGCCGTGCATGACCGCGCCGCTGGCCGGCGCGCTGCTGTATATCGCCCAAAGCGGCAATGCGCTGCACGGCGGCTTGATCCTGTTTGCGATGGGCATCGGCATCGGTATCCCGCTGTTGCTGCTGGTGACGGTGGGCAACCGCTTCCTGCCTAAACCGGGCACCTGGATGAATGTGCTCAAGGGCGTCTTCGGCTTCCTGTTCCTCGGCACCGCGGTGCTGATGATTCGCCCGGTAGTGGGTGAAAGCCTGTGGATTGGCCTTTGGGGTGCATTGGCGCTGGTGATGGCCTATTGCGGCTGGGGCTTGGCCCGCGAATACGGGCTGGCCGCCAAGGTCTTTGGCGCCGGCTCCCTGGTGCTGGGCCTGTGGGGCGCGGTGCTGGTGGTGGGTGCGGCCGGGGGCAGCGATGATGTGTGGCAGCCCTTGAAGGTCTACAGCGGCGAGCGCGTTGGCGCAGCCCCCAGCGCCCACGACGCCTTCATGACCATCAACGACCCGGCCGTGCTGCAAAGCCAACTCGACAGCGCCAAGGCCCAGGGCCAATGGGTGCTGGTGGATTACTACGCCGACTGGTGCGTGTCGTGCAAGATCATGGAAAAACAAGTGTTCGGCAAACCCGAAGTCATGGACGCCCTCAAAGACGTGCGCCTGCTGCGCCTGGATGTCACTGCCGACAACGCCGCCAGCCGTGAACTGCTCGGCCGCTACAAGGTACCAGGGCCACCGAGCTTTGTGTGGATCGGCCCGGACGGCGAAGAGCGCCGCGCCCAACGCATCACCGGCGAAGTGGATGCCGCCGAATTCCTGCAACGCTGGACGCAAACCCGAGACGCACGCTGA